GAGGCCCATCAAAAGCCAGCCGCTCATGTCGGAGGCCTGTGCGGACATGGCCACGACCCACTTGTTCATGCCGCGGTTGCCCAGGTAGTAGGCATTCAGGCTGTTCGCCTTCTTGGAGAAGTAAAAGCCGATGCCAAGCATCATCAACAGGTATAAAATGAAAACGGTTAAGACCATTTGTCGTCTCCTTTATGTATGCTTTTAAAGATAGAAAAAAAGGGGGGAGGGCTCCCCCTGCTTGCAGCCCCGTGCCGGGTCTTCCAGCACCCCCTCGAACGGGCGCTCAATCGCCGCGCCCGTAACGCCCCGGCTTCAAAAACGCTCCGGCTCAGCCTGCTCCGCACGCGGACAAATTACGGCCTTCGGCCTTTACTGTCCGCTTAGCGGCCAGTCATTCGCCGTCGCTTTCTTTAGGCGTCCATCATCAGACGCGGTTCGAGAGCTTCAACCTTGAAGTTCTTGCGGGTAGACTTTTTCTTGTTATTCTTAATGTTCTTCTTGGACATAATAACTCCCAACGGGCTGTTTGAAACAGCCCAATTTATTTGTTAAAAGGTTTGATTTAGATTAATCCAGCTTTACACAACGAATGGAGAAACCATCTGTTTTGTTTTTATTACCGGTATTTTC
This genomic window from Fibrobacter sp. UWB10 contains:
- a CDS encoding LEPR-XLL domain-containing protein — protein: MSKKNIKNNKKKSTRKNFKVEALEPRLMMDA